A genome region from Leguminivora glycinivorella isolate SPB_JAAS2020 chromosome 13, LegGlyc_1.1, whole genome shotgun sequence includes the following:
- the LOC125232596 gene encoding dimethyladenosine transferase 2, mitochondrial, which translates to MIQSVKYTSSGVLNFTFRNSVRLRHKLIKAKEEKPPPKVAQDVMNYIENTPEYAGIKNQIPKYLLRKYKAPESMYLINEGTAKEIVKAVKKNLIIHSPIVEVNPGLGILSKQLLQCQKSNLYMYETSSHFSQYLNELQASFPGRVKFKIADFFGMWKLAFQDKMDQGNRIQELLGDLATDDPNRVVTIVGSMPGLSFVKHLINTIVFQNTTSHLGRPDLFITMPGHHYEFLTDNEIQNRKHMAVPTLFQLLFDFKILANVPKVHFLPWTHPTTNKRVTLMDEHCLYLVNISQKRELPVPPDYLPLLWYFFKPHMFSKSTRVIPMLEQWIPGCGVWLITGQDPPDTDRRLAPGAGDAPLPHMTIFTEFGDLNLKQKITVFKKLISWPEFEQCPFRVSMENNLPKFVTAVEDDEKTSIGTHMDDIEHSDTENET; encoded by the exons ATGATACAATCGGTTAAATATACTTCTTCTGGTGTGCTAAACTTCACGTTTCGAAACTCTGTAAGACTACGACACAAATTAATCAAAGCTAAAGAGGAAAAACCGCCTCCGAAAGTTGCCCAAGATGTAATGAACTACATTGAAAATACACCTGAATATGCTGGTATTAAAAATCAGATACCGAAGTATCTTTTGAGGAAATACAAAGCCCCTGAGAGTATGTACCTTATAAATGAAGGTACTGCCAAAGAAATCGTCAAGGCTGTAAAGAAAAATCTAATAATACACTCTCCTATAGTTGAGGTCAACCCAGGACTGGGAATTTTGAGTAAGCAATTATTACAGTGCCAAAAGAGTAATCTATACATGTATGAAACGTCTAGTCATTTTTCACAATACCTAAAT GAATTACAAGCAAGTTTTCCTGGAAGGGTAAAGTTTAAAATAGCAGATTTTTTTGGTATGTGGAAGCTCGCCTTCCAAGATAAGATGGATCAAGGGAATAGAATACAAGAGTTATTGGGTGACCTGGCAACGGATGATCCTA ATAGAGTGGTGACAATAGTAGGATCAATGCCTGGCCTGTCTTTTGTCAAGCATCTAATAAACACCATAGTCTTTCAAAACACCACTAGCCATCTCGGCAGACCAGACCTGTTTATTACTATGCCTGGACATCACTATGAA tTCTTAACGGACAATGAGATTCAGAATAGAAAGCATATGGCAGTACCAACTCTGTTTCAGCTGCTATTTGATTTCAAAATACTCGCAAATGTACCCAAAGTGCATTTCTTGCCCTGGACACATCCTACGACCAACAAGAGAGTTACATTG atGGATGAGCATTGCTTGTACTTGGTGAATATCTCGCAAAAACGAGAATTGCCCGTTCCACCTGATTATTTACCCCTGCTGTGGTATTTCTTCAAGCCTCACATGTTTTCCAAGTCCACAAGGGTCATTCCAATGTTAGA ACAATGGATACCCGGTTGCGGTGTGTGGCTGATCACGGGGCAGGACCCGCCGGACACGGACCGGCGGCTGGCGCCGGGCGCCGGCGACGCGCCGCTGCCGCACATGACCATATTCACGGAGTTCGGTGACCTCAATCTGAAGCAGAAGATCACTGTCTTTAAAAA GTTAATATCATGGCCAGAATTCGAGCAATGTCCATTCCGGGTATCAATGGAGAATAATTTACCAAAGTTCGTGACCGCAGTTGAAGACGACGAGAAAACCAGTATAGGCACGCATATGGACGATATCGAACATTCAGATACAGAAAACGAAACGTGA
- the LOC125232636 gene encoding NPC intracellular cholesterol transporter 2 homolog a has protein sequence MVALSVVVLSCLALAVATDVDQCPGGRTIENLRSDVVLMPCKKLPCKLKKNTRQHITIKFKPDKEIKELKNHVQAEVFGVPLPFVGVDGQSLCGKIENEAGEKVSCPLSAGNTYIYKDSFPIESFYPEIAVRVHWALRSHGKDVTCFEVPAKISS, from the exons ATGGTCGCGCTGAGTGTGGTCGTGCTGTCGTGCCTAGCCCTCGCGGTCGCCACCGACGTCGACCAGTGTCCAG GTGGTCGAACAATTGAAAACCTCAGGAGCGATGTTGTTCTGATGCCTTGCAAAAAGCTGCCATGCAAGCTCAAGAAGAACACGAGGCAACACATCACTATCAAATTCAAACCCG ATAAGGAAATTAAGGAGCTGAAGAACCACGTGCAGGCGGAGGTGTTCGGAGTGCCGCTGCCTTTCGTCGGCGTGGACGGGCAGTCCTTGTGCGGCAAGATTGAAAATGAGGCCGGGGAGAAGGTCTCCTGCCCGCTGTCTGCCGGCAATACCTACATCTACAAGGACTCCTTCCCCATCGAATCCTTTTACCCAGAGATAGCAGTAAGGGTGCACTGGGCTCTGCGATCGCACGGGAAAGATGTCACGTGTTTTGAAGTACCCGCTAAAATAAGCAGCTAA
- the LOC125232635 gene encoding uncharacterized protein LOC125232635 has product MFLYSFILFLVAEKVVASVIFEDCGSAYELDEVNIHGCGMRLPCVVTLGENVPVNVKFYAGFSSTQLDQDVVININLINLRTNVTPEPCVTVHCPVRTNAVTSFTSVMTVPTNMALNQRGYLRWRVYNEQGRQVLCYAVMVQTQSPLQKILRQAMAQVPDTPSHSHNLNNVNATDLSYIELARGHYQTNSR; this is encoded by the exons ATGTTTCTATACAGTTTTATACTTTTTCTAGTGGCTGAGAAAGTTGTAGCATCAGTGATATTTGAGGATTGTG GATCAGCGTACGAGTTGGACGAAGTTAACATACATGGGTGCGGCATGAGACTGCCCTGCGTAGTCACCTTGGGAGAAAATGTTCCTGTCAACGTCAAATTTTATGCAG GCTTCTCATCCACGCAGCTCGACCAAGATGTGGTGATCAATATCAACTTGATAAACTTAAGAACAAATGTTACTCCAG aGCCCTGTGTAACAGTCCACTGTCCAGTGCGAACCAACGCAGTTACTTCCTTCACCAGCGTTATGACTGTACCCACCAATATGGCTTTG AACCAACGAGGCTATTTGCGTTGGCGCGTATACAACGAACAGGGCAGACAAGTACTCTGCTACGCCGTGATGGTCCAAACCCAGAGTCCTCTGCAGAAGATTCTTCGCCAAGCGATGGCCCAAGTGCCTGACACACCGAGCCACTCCCACAATTTGAACAACGTGAATGCCACAGACCTATCTTACATAGAGCTGGCGCGTGGTCACTATCAGACCAATAGTAGATAG